One window of Gloeothece citriformis PCC 7424 genomic DNA carries:
- a CDS encoding SH3 domain-containing protein yields MGRLSGLFQFILGFFLGVFLLAGGTAALGFVFFSRMAAPPPKPLFDAEKPQKDKEAKKPAEKASEAKTETKAEKPAVKEESKPEPSPQQQEEQLPPGAYKATVSWPEGLSLRDQAGPDATRIGGIMYNDEIVVLQTSADGGWQKIRLSDGQEGWIKAGNVEKVSP; encoded by the coding sequence ATGGGTCGTTTATCTGGTCTTTTTCAATTTATTTTAGGATTTTTTCTGGGGGTTTTCCTCTTAGCCGGAGGAACAGCAGCCCTAGGGTTTGTCTTCTTTTCCCGTATGGCTGCCCCTCCCCCGAAACCTCTGTTTGATGCAGAGAAACCCCAAAAAGATAAAGAGGCAAAAAAACCTGCCGAAAAAGCCTCTGAGGCTAAAACAGAAACTAAAGCCGAAAAACCCGCCGTCAAAGAAGAGTCTAAACCCGAACCTTCTCCCCAACAACAAGAGGAACAATTACCCCCCGGCGCTTATAAAGCTACCGTAAGCTGGCCAGAGGGCTTAAGTTTACGGGATCAAGCCGGGCCAGATGCCACCCGTATTGGTGGGATAATGTACAATGATGAGATTGTTGTACTTCAAACCAGTGCGGATGGAGGATGGCAAAAAATCCGTCTTTCTGATGGTCAAGAAGGTTGGATTAAAGCCGGTAATGTAGAAAAAGTCTCCCCTTAA
- a CDS encoding Uma2 family endonuclease, whose translation MTQSITQPNLTIPPLENGDKLTRYEFETRYEKMPHLKKAELIEGIVYMGSPLRIEQHGNPHANIITWLGTYESLTFGVQSGDNCTVILDSENEPQPDALLRIKKGGQSIINEQGYVEGAPELIAEIAASSVSIDLHDKLKAYRRNGVQEYLVWRVYDNQFDWFRLREGKYIPLDPNETGIIKSEIYPGLWLDVKALLEGNLGRVLEVLQQGIKTPEHQGFNTNSL comes from the coding sequence ATGACTCAAAGTATAACCCAACCTAATCTAACCATTCCGCCTTTAGAAAACGGAGATAAATTAACCCGCTATGAATTTGAAACTCGTTATGAGAAAATGCCTCATCTCAAAAAAGCGGAATTAATCGAAGGAATTGTCTATATGGGTTCACCGTTACGAATTGAACAACATGGAAACCCCCATGCTAATATCATAACCTGGTTGGGGACTTATGAATCTCTCACTTTTGGGGTTCAATCGGGGGATAATTGTACAGTAATATTAGATAGCGAAAATGAACCTCAACCAGATGCTTTACTGAGAATAAAAAAGGGCGGACAATCGATAATTAATGAACAGGGTTATGTAGAAGGTGCGCCAGAATTAATCGCAGAAATTGCAGCGAGTAGCGTTTCTATCGATTTACATGATAAACTTAAAGCCTATCGACGCAACGGAGTTCAAGAATATCTAGTCTGGCGAGTTTATGATAATCAATTCGATTGGTTTAGATTAAGAGAAGGGAAATATATTCCACTAGACCCCAATGAAACTGGGATAATAAAAAGTGAAATTTACCCCGGTTTATGGTTAGATGTAAAAGCATTGTTAGAAGGAAATTTAGGGAGAGTATTAGAAGTTTTACAGCAAGGAATAAAAACCCCAGAACATCAAGGTTTTAATACCAATTCTCTATAA
- the rppB gene encoding two-component system sensor histidine kinase RppB, giving the protein MNQNQIFNRTRRQLAGWYVLVTGLLLSICGVGLYQVVIYSQEYILRQKLESLSGTLHDSIEPFLEQPNQINNNVKKLLPGLCLKGQVCQLPKDVEKRHIAGVFQQEGYYLRLTTLSGQVLATIGQQPQGMNQKISIEFWQQVNSNNGESFYQISLLLRTQTGLRWGYLQIGRSMVEWNNYLMTLRLLLILGLPLAMLLVGGASWWLSRLAMRPIYESYRQMQQFTSDAAHELRTPLAVLQSTIEEMGLAKDLEEVEQNLEIMKRQNRRLSSLVTDLLLISKIDQQKFFTNIQPCCLNELILDLVEELEELALSAGVTLKTDLPINESIMMMGEPSQLYRMVSNLMTNGIQYTPSGGIINITLSCTENYILIQIQDTGIGIAPEELPRIFDRFYRVQSDRCRLTGGAGLGLSIAQAIAHAHRGRITVKSQLAQGSVFTIELPYQNFSPVLPKN; this is encoded by the coding sequence ATGAATCAAAACCAAATTTTTAACCGAACACGCAGACAACTAGCCGGTTGGTATGTATTAGTAACGGGTTTACTTTTAAGTATTTGTGGGGTTGGGCTTTATCAAGTAGTCATTTACTCTCAAGAGTACATTTTAAGACAAAAACTCGAATCTTTATCGGGGACTTTACATGACAGCATTGAACCGTTTTTAGAACAACCGAATCAAATCAATAATAATGTTAAAAAGCTTTTACCGGGTTTGTGTTTAAAAGGACAAGTTTGCCAACTTCCCAAGGATGTTGAAAAAAGACACATTGCAGGAGTATTTCAGCAAGAAGGTTATTATCTTCGCTTAACGACTCTTTCGGGACAAGTTTTAGCCACAATTGGACAACAACCCCAAGGAATGAATCAGAAGATTTCAATCGAGTTTTGGCAACAGGTTAATAGTAATAATGGTGAATCTTTTTATCAAATTTCTTTACTCCTACGCACTCAAACAGGTTTACGTTGGGGATATTTACAAATTGGGCGATCAATGGTTGAATGGAACAATTATTTAATGACTCTGCGACTTCTTTTAATACTAGGTTTACCCTTGGCAATGCTTTTAGTAGGTGGTGCTAGTTGGTGGTTATCGAGATTAGCAATGCGACCTATATACGAATCTTACCGCCAAATGCAACAATTTACCTCCGATGCCGCCCATGAGTTACGGACTCCTCTCGCTGTTTTGCAAAGCACTATTGAGGAAATGGGATTAGCGAAAGATTTAGAAGAAGTTGAGCAAAATTTAGAGATTATGAAACGACAAAACCGTCGCCTCTCTAGTTTAGTCACAGATTTGTTATTAATTTCTAAGATTGATCAACAAAAATTTTTCACTAATATTCAGCCTTGCTGTTTAAATGAATTGATTCTAGATTTGGTTGAAGAATTAGAAGAATTAGCACTCTCAGCAGGAGTCACTTTAAAGACAGATCTACCCATAAATGAATCTATTATGATGATGGGTGAACCATCCCAGTTATATCGTATGGTATCGAATTTAATGACTAATGGGATTCAATATACTCCCTCTGGTGGGATAATCAATATTACCCTTTCTTGCACTGAAAATTATATTCTAATTCAGATTCAAGATACAGGAATTGGCATTGCTCCAGAGGAATTACCTCGTATTTTTGACCGTTTCTACCGAGTGCAAAGCGATCGCTGTCGACTGACAGGGGGAGCGGGTTTGGGATTATCCATCGCTCAGGCAATTGCCCATGCTCATCGAGGTAGAATTACCGTAAAAAGTCAACTCGCTCAAGGGAGTGTATTTACTATTGAGTTACCTTATCAGAATTTTTCGCCCGTTTTGCCAAAAAACTAA
- a CDS encoding Uma2 family endonuclease: MNELQLKRLTDTWIKATWDEYLQAMSNPAYDKAKGYYHHGRMRFEMSPLGNPHSRDHAAIIGILYLFAGLREIDLDVHDNCTYRKSGSLEAQPDVSFYVGSNAEIVPWDITIIDLDRYPSPDLVIEVAYTSLADDKGEKRLLYESLGVGEYWIIDVQNVEIIAFRIENRGSRRIEQSEVFPGLKIGLLEEALRRSRQTNHGKVSAWLLSQF, from the coding sequence ATGAATGAGCTACAACTAAAACGGTTAACCGATACTTGGATTAAAGCCACTTGGGATGAATATCTTCAAGCAATGAGTAATCCTGCTTACGATAAAGCCAAGGGTTATTATCATCATGGAAGGATGAGGTTTGAAATGTCTCCTCTGGGTAATCCCCATTCTCGTGATCATGCTGCAATTATTGGTATTCTTTATCTATTCGCCGGACTTCGGGAAATAGACTTAGATGTACATGATAATTGTACCTATCGAAAAAGCGGCTCATTAGAAGCGCAACCGGATGTCTCTTTTTATGTGGGTAGTAATGCAGAAATTGTTCCTTGGGATATTACTATTATTGATCTCGATCGCTATCCTTCTCCCGATTTAGTCATTGAAGTTGCTTATACTTCTTTAGCTGATGATAAAGGAGAAAAACGTCTGCTTTATGAGTCTTTGGGTGTGGGGGAATATTGGATTATTGATGTCCAAAATGTGGAGATTATTGCTTTTAGGATTGAAAATCGGGGGAGTCGTCGCATCGAACAATCGGAGGTATTTCCAGGGTTAAAGATAGGGTTATTAGAAGAAGCTTTACGGCGTAGTCGACAGACAAATCACGGTAAGGTTAGCGCTTGGTTATTATCTCAATTTTAA
- a CDS encoding ABC-ATPase domain-containing protein, whose protein sequence is MLDYTQLRKNLLQLDGYGYKAYKDIKGSYEFPDFSLIIEHIQGDPFAAPSKLIAKIPQSVAQFPSHLYQSKSREIALRDYLIRQFERVAQDLSMYRGTGKSGLISIVHIKQEILERTAVFINDKEVEVRFLVGLPARGRSILGRQAAQMLCEDIPEIINKTLKYKALNSQQIQVHIQTVEDADYIRQQLAEKNLVSFVANGSRLPRRSGVDFRPLEEEVITFQSPPTLEVEFNCPNGGIIKGMGIAKGITLIVGGGYHGKSTLLRAIELGVYNHIPGDGREFVITDPSAVKIRAEDGRSVVGVNISPFINQLPQGKTTTNFSTTNASGSTSQAANIIEALEAEAKVLLIDEDTAATNFMIRDRRMQRLISKEKEPITPLIDKVQQLYTDYGVSTILVMGGSGDYFEVANQVIAMENFQPFDVTKQAKSIAQEYINDRLSEGGKSFGEITPRILLGESIDPSRGRKAVKFKVRDVDEVAFGTEDIDLAAVEQIVESGQLRAIASAIVYAKEKYMNNHRTLPEILEEVMADIQEKGLDVLTDFPQVDLALFRRFELAAAINRLRTLKVS, encoded by the coding sequence ATGTTAGATTACACTCAATTACGAAAAAACCTGTTACAGCTAGACGGTTACGGTTATAAAGCTTACAAAGATATCAAAGGAAGTTACGAATTTCCGGACTTTAGTCTGATTATAGAACATATCCAAGGAGATCCCTTCGCTGCACCGAGTAAATTAATCGCTAAAATCCCTCAATCTGTTGCTCAATTTCCCTCCCATTTATATCAATCAAAAAGTCGAGAAATTGCCCTAAGAGACTATTTAATTCGGCAATTTGAACGAGTCGCACAAGACTTAAGTATGTATCGAGGCACAGGGAAAAGCGGATTAATTTCTATTGTACATATAAAACAAGAAATTTTAGAACGAACCGCAGTTTTTATTAATGATAAAGAAGTAGAAGTGCGTTTTTTAGTGGGATTACCGGCCAGAGGACGATCGATTTTAGGTCGTCAAGCTGCACAAATGTTATGTGAAGATATTCCAGAGATTATTAATAAAACTCTTAAGTATAAGGCTTTAAATTCTCAACAGATTCAAGTTCATATTCAAACTGTTGAAGATGCAGATTATATTAGACAACAACTAGCCGAAAAAAATTTAGTGAGTTTTGTGGCTAATGGGTCAAGATTACCCCGTCGGAGTGGGGTTGATTTTCGACCTTTAGAAGAAGAGGTTATTACTTTTCAATCTCCCCCTACTTTAGAAGTTGAGTTTAATTGTCCTAATGGAGGCATCATTAAAGGAATGGGAATTGCTAAGGGAATTACCTTAATTGTTGGAGGGGGTTATCATGGAAAATCAACCTTATTAAGAGCGATTGAATTAGGGGTTTATAATCATATTCCTGGGGATGGAAGAGAGTTTGTGATTACCGATCCAAGCGCAGTAAAAATACGCGCTGAAGATGGCAGATCCGTAGTAGGGGTAAATATTTCACCCTTTATTAATCAACTTCCTCAAGGAAAAACAACCACTAATTTTTCAACCACAAATGCCAGTGGTAGCACCTCTCAAGCGGCTAATATTATCGAAGCTTTAGAAGCAGAGGCGAAAGTTTTATTAATCGATGAAGATACCGCCGCCACTAATTTTATGATCCGCGATCGCCGAATGCAAAGACTCATCTCAAAAGAGAAAGAACCGATTACCCCATTGATTGATAAAGTCCAACAACTTTATACAGATTATGGAGTATCAACGATTTTGGTGATGGGAGGAAGTGGAGATTATTTTGAAGTAGCTAATCAAGTGATCGCAATGGAAAATTTTCAACCTTTTGATGTGACAAAACAAGCCAAAAGTATTGCACAAGAATATATTAACGATCGCCTTTCAGAAGGAGGGAAAAGCTTTGGAGAAATTACCCCTCGTATTCTATTAGGAGAAAGTATTGATCCCAGTCGGGGACGAAAGGCGGTAAAATTTAAAGTTAGGGATGTAGATGAGGTAGCCTTTGGAACAGAAGATATTGATTTAGCCGCAGTGGAACAAATTGTTGAATCAGGACAGTTAAGAGCGATCGCTTCTGCCATTGTTTATGCTAAAGAAAAATATATGAATAACCATCGTACCTTACCAGAGATTTTAGAGGAAGTCATGGCAGATATCCAAGAAAAAGGATTAGATGTATTGACTGATTTTCCTCAAGTCGACTTAGCTTTATTTCGTCGGTTTGAATTAGCTGCTGCTATAAATCGTTTACGAACGTTAAAAGTTTCTTAA
- a CDS encoding DUF2949 domain-containing protein: MQNQFIAYLQDELNVSSEQIQLALRQCEMFPSQLPMILWQYGLINLGQLDQIIDWWEMN; encoded by the coding sequence ATGCAGAATCAGTTCATTGCTTATCTACAAGACGAATTAAATGTATCTTCGGAACAAATTCAGTTGGCTTTGCGTCAATGCGAGATGTTCCCTAGCCAACTGCCGATGATTTTATGGCAATATGGGTTAATTAATTTAGGACAATTGGATCAAATTATTGATTGGTGGGAAATGAATTAA
- a CDS encoding 2,3-diketo-5-methylthiopentyl-1-phosphate enolase yields MTIEVDYRFPPDIDPHKQAKIIAVGQTAGTWDAKWSHREDTLRQHLAEVIEIKTDEGGYHLAKIRFPEINVENDLASLLTMIFGKYSMAGAAKVIGVHLPESYGQRPKFGITGIRKILNVYDRPLIMAIFKPALGLSAADHAVILKQVADAGLDIIKDDEILGDLETAPTLKRLEACRQVLEAIKQQTGRTVLYAVNVTGKADKLIEKARLLVKEGANALLLNVLTYGFSVLEALAADPDINVPIFAHPAFAGAMCASPDTGLSYSVILGRFMAHGGVDAVLYPAHYGNLPFDPQEEKKIRDSLRSRNVFPVPSAGIHPGIVPKAIADYGDDVILNAGTGIMDHPNNPGAGVKAFFEALERVKTGQSFTLDTVPEGALKQALQKWGN; encoded by the coding sequence ATGACGATCGAAGTAGACTATCGCTTTCCTCCTGACATAGACCCCCACAAACAAGCTAAAATTATCGCTGTTGGACAAACAGCAGGAACTTGGGACGCTAAATGGTCACATCGAGAAGACACTTTAAGACAGCATTTAGCCGAAGTTATAGAGATTAAAACCGATGAGGGAGGCTATCATCTCGCTAAAATCCGCTTTCCCGAAATAAATGTCGAAAATGACCTAGCCAGCCTTTTAACCATGATATTCGGTAAATATTCAATGGCTGGTGCTGCAAAAGTGATAGGGGTGCATCTCCCCGAATCTTACGGACAACGGCCTAAATTTGGCATAACCGGAATTAGAAAGATTTTAAACGTCTATGATCGTCCCCTAATTATGGCGATCTTTAAACCGGCTTTAGGATTATCCGCCGCCGATCACGCCGTCATTTTAAAACAAGTTGCAGATGCCGGATTAGATATTATCAAAGATGATGAAATTTTAGGAGATTTAGAAACTGCTCCTACCCTAAAACGATTAGAAGCTTGTCGTCAAGTTTTAGAAGCAATTAAACAACAAACTGGGCGAACAGTATTATATGCAGTTAATGTCACTGGAAAAGCTGATAAATTAATAGAAAAAGCTCGGTTGTTAGTCAAAGAAGGAGCAAACGCTTTATTATTAAATGTATTAACCTATGGATTTTCTGTCTTAGAAGCCTTAGCCGCCGATCCAGACATTAATGTGCCTATTTTTGCTCATCCTGCCTTTGCCGGGGCTATGTGTGCATCCCCAGACACCGGCTTATCCTATTCGGTTATTTTGGGGAGGTTCATGGCGCATGGGGGAGTAGATGCGGTTTTATATCCGGCACATTATGGCAATTTACCCTTTGATCCTCAAGAAGAGAAGAAAATACGGGATAGTTTGCGGAGTCGAAATGTATTTCCCGTTCCCTCTGCCGGTATTCATCCCGGTATCGTTCCTAAAGCGATCGCTGATTATGGTGATGATGTTATTTTAAATGCAGGAACAGGAATTATGGATCATCCAAATAATCCCGGTGCAGGAGTTAAAGCCTTTTTTGAGGCGTTAGAGAGGGTAAAAACCGGTCAGTCTTTTACCCTAGACACTGTACCAGAAGGCGCATTAAAACAAGCTTTGCAAAAATGGGGAAATTAG
- a CDS encoding glutathione S-transferase family protein, whose product MNSPFNKQANSSSTPKNKGKSLPPKFIIKVGKTIWSTLWHQMMSKLAPRNKTGDYIRPASQFRNFIDTQPDNPYQPEAGRYRLYVGLGCPWAHRTLVARAIKGLEEVISVAIVYPDGDAGIWALQQEEFGCNSLPELYNLAQPGYKGRSTVPVLWDLKTNTIVNNESADIIIILNSQFNQWATHPNFDLYPENLKEEIDQWNEKIYHTVNNGVYRCGFAQTQQAYEKACNELFNTLDEIEQVLETKRYLCGNQITLADVRLFTTLFRFDIVYYGLFKCNRRRIADYENLGGYLRDLYQLPGVANTCNLDQIKQDYYGNLFPLNPGGIIPLGPDLSNLLDPPNRDQLIKIDHVY is encoded by the coding sequence ATGAATTCACCTTTTAATAAACAAGCAAACTCATCATCAACCCCTAAAAATAAAGGAAAATCCCTACCCCCCAAATTCATTATAAAAGTAGGAAAAACCATCTGGTCAACTTTATGGCATCAAATGATGTCCAAACTAGCTCCCCGCAATAAAACCGGCGACTATATTCGTCCGGCCAGTCAATTTAGAAACTTTATCGACACACAACCCGATAATCCTTATCAACCCGAAGCCGGGCGCTATCGTCTCTATGTGGGGTTAGGGTGTCCTTGGGCCCATCGAACTCTCGTAGCACGCGCCATCAAAGGACTTGAAGAGGTGATCTCGGTTGCGATCGTTTATCCCGATGGAGATGCAGGAATTTGGGCCCTACAACAAGAAGAATTCGGATGTAATAGCCTTCCCGAATTATATAACTTAGCCCAACCCGGTTACAAGGGGCGCTCTACTGTTCCGGTATTGTGGGATCTCAAAACCAACACCATTGTTAATAATGAAAGTGCCGATATTATTATCATTCTTAACTCACAATTTAATCAATGGGCAACTCATCCAAACTTTGATTTATACCCAGAAAATTTAAAGGAAGAGATTGACCAATGGAATGAAAAAATTTATCACACGGTTAATAATGGGGTTTATCGTTGTGGGTTTGCCCAAACTCAACAAGCTTATGAAAAAGCCTGTAATGAGTTATTTAATACTCTCGATGAAATAGAGCAAGTTTTAGAAACAAAGCGTTATTTATGCGGAAATCAAATTACTCTGGCTGATGTCCGTTTATTTACGACTTTATTTCGCTTTGACATTGTTTACTATGGATTATTTAAATGTAACCGCCGACGCATCGCAGATTATGAAAATTTAGGGGGTTATCTCCGAGATTTATATCAATTACCCGGAGTCGCTAACACTTGTAATTTAGACCAAATCAAACAAGATTATTATGGAAATTTATTCCCCCTCAACCCCGGTGGTATTATTCCTCTAGGCCCCGATTTATCAAACCTGCTTGACCCTCCCAATCGTGATCAACTGATTAAAATAGATCATGTTTATTAA
- the rppA gene encoding two-component system response regulator RppA yields MRLLLVEDEPDLGAIIQRMLNRENYLVDWVQDGATAWNYLEQEWIEYSVAIFDWLLPKISGLELCQRLRQQNCSLPVLILTAKSDIQDMVTGLDAGADDYLIKPFVKAELLARIRALQRRALHIQPSQLQIGPLTLDYAKSSVFTSNSQGKPQTIPLTANEFRLLEYFMKHPNQTLTRDQLLAQLWETDDAPISNVVSARIRLLRRKLADYGCKDLIETVHGFGYRLNTFNYESKPNF; encoded by the coding sequence ATGAGGTTATTATTAGTCGAAGATGAACCCGATTTAGGAGCAATTATACAACGAATGCTCAACCGAGAAAATTATTTAGTAGACTGGGTACAAGATGGTGCAACAGCTTGGAATTATTTAGAACAGGAATGGATAGAATATTCTGTTGCAATTTTTGATTGGTTACTCCCCAAAATTTCGGGTTTAGAATTATGTCAAAGATTGCGACAACAAAACTGTTCTTTACCCGTATTGATACTAACAGCGAAAAGTGATATACAAGATATGGTAACAGGGCTAGATGCCGGAGCAGATGATTATTTAATTAAACCTTTTGTTAAAGCCGAATTATTAGCAAGAATCCGCGCCCTTCAACGGAGAGCCTTACATATTCAGCCTTCTCAACTTCAAATCGGGCCGTTAACCCTTGATTACGCTAAATCATCGGTTTTTACCTCAAATTCTCAAGGAAAACCCCAAACAATTCCCTTGACAGCTAACGAGTTTCGTTTGTTGGAATACTTTATGAAACATCCTAATCAAACTCTAACCCGTGACCAACTTCTAGCGCAACTGTGGGAAACAGATGACGCTCCTATTAGTAACGTTGTCTCCGCTAGAATTCGCCTATTACGTCGCAAACTGGCTGATTATGGCTGCAAAGACTTGATAGAAACCGTTCATGGATTTGGTTATCGTTTAAATACTTTTAATTATGAATCAAAACCAAATTTTTAA
- a CDS encoding AbrB family transcriptional regulator gives MVFKISLLPDSYRVAYPDSYSQIKEKIASRWSTLKTPLEKIALAIVAGFVFSGLQVPVGWLLGPMLAGIGYAVIKGSRQPLSPTFKLVGQIIVGLVTASRFSPETLLIAKSYFIPLILCVVTTGCLSMFNGYLLSRWAGIDRATGFLGFIPGAASSIVAMSEEMGADAIAVALIQYIRVLLVVLILPATATILFPVNIDPQTPVTVGITHNLPTLPIVINLLIIAGCGGLGIWLGKLLRFPSAGFLGPFVVGLIVFWLLPYQIEIPRFLFSVGLLLLGISIGVQFDWTVARTLLKAVLIEVGLVIVLSLICLGIGYEFHVVTGVDTVTAILGFTPGGIEAMIATVMQLGGDTGLVLAMQLTRMLGIILIAPWLVSFLAKRAKNSDKVTQ, from the coding sequence GTGGTTTTCAAAATCTCTCTCTTACCAGACTCTTACAGAGTAGCCTATCCGGATAGCTACTCACAAATAAAGGAAAAAATAGCCTCAAGATGGTCAACACTCAAAACACCCCTCGAAAAAATAGCCCTGGCAATTGTAGCCGGCTTCGTATTTTCTGGGTTACAAGTTCCCGTCGGTTGGTTACTCGGGCCTATGTTAGCCGGCATTGGCTATGCAGTCATTAAAGGCAGTCGTCAACCTCTATCGCCAACCTTCAAACTGGTGGGACAAATTATCGTCGGGTTAGTCACAGCCAGCCGTTTTTCTCCAGAAACCCTCCTTATCGCCAAAAGCTACTTTATTCCCTTAATTCTGTGTGTGGTAACAACAGGATGTCTGAGTATGTTTAACGGCTATCTCTTAAGTCGTTGGGCAGGAATTGATAGGGCTACAGGGTTTTTAGGATTCATTCCGGGGGCGGCTTCTAGTATTGTGGCCATGAGTGAAGAAATGGGTGCAGATGCGATCGCGGTTGCTTTGATTCAGTATATTAGAGTGTTGTTGGTGGTTTTAATCTTGCCCGCGACAGCAACCATACTTTTTCCGGTTAATATCGACCCCCAAACTCCCGTTACAGTAGGAATTACTCATAACTTACCCACATTACCGATAGTCATAAATTTATTAATTATCGCTGGTTGTGGAGGGTTAGGAATTTGGCTAGGTAAATTATTACGTTTTCCTTCGGCAGGATTTTTAGGGCCTTTTGTGGTGGGGTTAATAGTATTTTGGTTACTGCCTTATCAAATAGAAATTCCTCGTTTTTTGTTTAGCGTTGGATTGTTGTTATTAGGGATATCCATTGGGGTTCAGTTTGATTGGACAGTTGCCCGTACCCTCTTAAAAGCAGTCTTGATAGAAGTGGGTTTAGTGATTGTTTTGAGTTTAATTTGTCTGGGAATAGGATATGAATTTCATGTTGTAACCGGAGTAGATACGGTGACAGCTATTTTAGGCTTTACACCTGGGGGAATTGAGGCGATGATTGCTACCGTGATGCAGTTAGGAGGGGATACAGGGTTAGTTTTGGCCATGCAATTAACCCGAATGTTGGGTATTATTTTAATTGCCCCTTGGTTGGTTAGTTTTTTGGCAAAACGGGCGAAAAATTCTGATAAGGTAACTCAATAG